In the Orcinus orca chromosome 19, mOrcOrc1.1, whole genome shotgun sequence genome, TGCagttcagtttcctcagctataaaatgcagataatattGTCCTGCCTTACATgtagtgagaattaaattaggatggcacacacacaaaatgcttCTCATCATGTTAGCATAAAAGCCTTAATACCAGTTTTTGTGAGGACTGGAAACACACTGGGGTGATCCAGGGCTATGCCATACGACTAGAGCACTTATCACCCACCCTAAATGGTATCCAGACAAGTGAATTCAAAAGCGTCAGTTCCTAAAGTGGCATGTGTGGTGAGATATGCTGTGGGGATAGGACTGTAGGTCTGGGCAAGACGGGATGATAATGCCAACGACACTTTCTCATGAATTTGTTCAAGGGGGATAGTGGGGGAAACACCACCAAAGCTGAGTTgatccagtgcaggggacagagaAGAGGCAGAAATGCCAGGAGCCAGGCATTGCTCAAGGAAATACTCATCTGGATCAGATACGCTGACAATGCCCAGACTTATAAACCAAAGCCAACAGTCTCTAAGGTCTTTGCAGAGAAGCTACACAAAATACTATGATTTTATTAGCAACCACAGATACCATTTTTCACAACATTTTACACTTATCCTGTTTCACGTGAAGGAGGACTAATTCTAATGAATTATCAAGAATAGATCTTAAATAATATCTTACTGAAAACATTAAGTTAAAATGCACTACATAATAGTGCAGTCACGAAGCGCAGCTGGCAATTAAATACATGAACGATGGTAAATCAGTAGTGTTGGGAACCCATTTGGCTTTCCAGAAGGTGATATACTTTGCTCATTTTTGGTCAGTCCCAGAGCAGGATGCAAGCTGAATGGCAAATATGAACTAAAAAGGCTAAAAGAGACCCAATAGGACCAGTCTAGAGTCAGTTCTACAAGGAAATGCCAAGGCCCTTCTTTGTCACCAGTGATCTGCCACAGTTCCTACCCACGCTGTAGTATGATCACATGGTCAGACCTCCTCCACCATCCAGCCTCCAGGACACGTGGAACACACCTTGGACATGTTTCCTTCTGAGAAGCTGGGAGGTGCGCAGAGGAAAGGTTACTCGCCAGAGGACATGGTACCAGACGGTGGCTGTCCTGGTAAACCAGCTCCAAAACCGAAAGACCATCATCTGGGCTGTGAGGAAAGGACCACGTGGTCAGGGACAGATTTCAGTTCTTACCTCTACACGAAAAAGGGCTCATATTAAAATCaactttggggaattccctggcggtccagtggctaaaacttggcgctttcactgctgtgggcccggggttcaatccctggtcggggaactaagatcccgcaagctgctcagcgcagccaaatttaaaaaaaaaaaaaaaaaaaaaaccaactgtgGTAAACACCCTTAGAAATGCTGTTCTCAGATATTCCCACTCCTGGTTTTAGAGGCAGCTATGGAACACACAGGGCCTCCCCTGACCTTGGGGTCAGGAAGAAAGAGGCATCAGTATTCACAAAAGGAGTTTGAATTCTGACCTAGGACTCTCTCAAACCTGCTTCAAGTGAAGGAAGATGGCTCGCAACTTGACTGACAGGAGCCTTAAGTTGTATGTCTTCCAGGACCAACAACTCACTCATGCTGTCCCTCACCACCGTGAAGAGAATGGTTACAGCAACCCGGATTTTCTACAAATCAGACATGGCGTGAAGAGGGTGTGCCATGACTGACTTCTTTTCAACAGGCTCAAGTATATGTGCTCACATGCACACCGTGGTTACACGCCAGGGCAGAACCTTTTAACAAGAGGATCTCCAGCATATCTTTCTGAGATGCTAAGTTGATGGGGGAGAGAGACTTTGCATCATCTGGCTAGGGAAAATGTCTTTAGCCCCTCCTCCTCATTCTTGCTCTTATCCGAGAAGACTAACCATCTATCCTTACTGAGCAAGATGCTGGTCTGGGGCCAGGGCATTCTCATCAAAAGGCATCTTTGATGTTCTTGAGCTGGCGCACAGCCAGGTCTACAGGGAGGCTGAACTTGAGGCTGCTAAGGCGGCTGAGCAGGTTGAGGGCACTCTCAAAGCCCGTGTGTGCCATGTAGCTCCAGGGCTGGTAGTGGGGCTCGATGAGCGACCCCGACTTGCAGATGAGGTTCACCCAGGACACGAGACGCTGCTCATTCAGCGCCATGCACACCAAGGCCTTCAGCTCCGAGTCTGCACTGCGCTTAAACGGGTCGTGCTCTGTCAGCACCACGTGGATGGCTGTCAGCAGGCTCTGCTTGGGCGTCACCGCAGTGCCTCCCATGACAGGCAGGGCGAAGGACTGTGAGAGCTTCCGGGCGGGGGATTCCACGTAAGCACGGCCGTTCTTAGCGTGGTAGTACTTTACAAAGAGCTCCCAGGGGTGCATGGCCTCGGGGGCCGAGGAGAAGGCCGGCAGCAGACAGGCGATGGGGGCCATGACGAGGCTCATCCCCGGTGAAGAGGCGTACAGTCCATGGGCCAGCAGGTCCCTCACAGCCACAGTCAGCTCCTTCCGCACAGCCACGGTCAGCTCATCCTTGCCTCCCAGAGAGAGGTCCTGGAGGCTGGCGGAGCTGCTGAAATGGTCGTGCGCCTGGTGCCTCAAAGCCAGCTGCTTCACCCTGTCTACTGACACctccagcctcttcaataagggaGAGTAGTCCCTGTCAGCCTGGTCCCTCTGCCACAGGGTCTGCGGGATCTGGCCCGTGGCGCAACCGAACTGGCTAACAGCAAAGATCTGGAGCACTGCCAGCACTCGCCGCATCAGGTGCAGCCCTGTCTCCCGAACTCTCTTCATGTCTTCTGCCTTCGCTGCGTAGAAAACACAACGACTCATCAGTGAGAGGCCATAGTGGTCAGAGGGACAGTCAGCAAGTCACAAGCTGAGATCCAGTCTTGCTTCTGAGCCACAGCATGGGTCCCACATGAAGCCAAGAGCCACCTAGGATGTCGCTGGGCTTACTTTTTTTGGTTAGTAATAACTATTTTGAGATATGATTCACATAACACTCAACTTACCCAttaaaagtgtataattcagtggtttttagtatattcacagagttgggcaaccatcatcccccaaagaaaccGTGTACCATTGGCATTTCCCACTCCCTACTTCTCCCCGATCCCCCAGCCTAGGCAAcccctaatctactttctgtctctatagatttgtgcATTCTGGAAGCTGTACTTACTTTTGCTGTTTCCTGGAGGTGGTCTGCTGCTGCCAGTTCTGCAGGAGCCGTTTCCTGTCTTCCCACTGGCCTTGCACTCACAGTGTCCACTACCTGTCTGTAATGGGCTTCCTACTTCATCTGCAATCAGAGGTTACAAAGAGGAGACATTTATTTAGCCTCTTTTTGGcagatttttaaaggcaaaatactATTTACTAGTGCCTACCACGTGACAAGACTTTTACAAATAGTATTTCATCGTGTggaacagtgactggcacatactAGCTGGCTCAATAAATAACTGCTGAGTGAAGGAAGCATGAATCATCATTTTATGGAGGAGGAGAGCGGGACTGAAGTGGTTAGGAACCTGCCTAACCTCATTAGTCTACGAAGGACACGAAGCCAGTAAGGGGCAGGGCTGAGATTTTAACTCTCTGGTTTTAAAATCCATGTCCTTTCTACTCCATCATGCTGGCTCCCTTACTGAGTGATCAAACCTCTTGCATATACATCAAGGACTGGCACCTTTAGGTGTTAGTACTCAGAATACATATAATTATGATGACATCCAGCCACCCTTCTCTTTCCATCCCTCCTCTGACCTTGGATGAAGCTGATGAACATCTCGAGGTCTCGGATCTGAGTTTTCAGCTGCTCAACCAGCTGTTCTTTCACTCGGGCTGGGTTGACGATCTGAGCTACAGCTACATCCACACGCTGCCGAAGCTCCTCAGTGGACAGTGAGCTGAGGTCCTCGTTCAGATTCATGTCCAGTTTCTTTATTAACTCATCGATGATCACCTATCAAGACTACAAGCCATGAGCACACCCTTTGGAATTTTCAGGGAGAGGGTTAGGAAGAAGGAGAATCTTTACTAGTGTGCCTCCCTTCTACccttaaatggaaatcaaatttgTGAGAAAAATGGTGCAACTGCTGATCAAGGTGAGGGCACAGGCCTTTTACGTCTCTTATAGAAACAAGGACCCCTGGTTCCTCTCTGACAGAAATGGCTCCTCTCACTGCAAATTTTCTACCAGGCCAGGTAAATTTCACTCAAGAGAACAACAGTGTAAATGATCCAAAGCGGCTGATGATCCCAAAAGCCCCATAGTTAGCTTCCCCCCTGGCCTCCAAGAGAATAAATACTGATTTCCCTTAGTCTCTAGTCCTTCTCATCCCTTCTTGCCTTACTACTCTAGGCAACTAAAGGAAAAGCTCTATGAAACATCCAGGCGTGTTACAACCAAAATATCCTAGTGACAACATGAGGAACAATTTGAAAACCAGATAATGTATAACTCCAGCCCTGCCAGAAACACAGCCACATCACAGCTCCAGAGAGACAAACGTGTAACTGAGACTGTGTTTTGACTAACAGATTCACCTGTCTGCCCAGGTGTTGCTTTAATAAATACAGCATTAAAGTCAGGATTCCTGGAATATTTATTGACTGGTGCTGGGGGAGAAAACTAGTTTACATCATATGAAGTGCCCAAGTAGAACGGTTTCAatgatcaaatgaaataaattattgctgttattattatttattactactattattaataataatagccaccaaaaaaacaaaaaagagctcAATCATCACATTAGAAAGCTTTGGCATGTGTGTTTCCACATGTGAATAAAGACTGGTCCCAGGTAGCAGCAAAATTTCCCTTTGATATGGGCCAGCAGTGAGGCTGAGGGTGAGCAAGCTGGACAAGGCTGTCCTGCGAACGCTGGAAGGGACAAGGTAACCCGAGGCAGTGGAGGAGGCGCCTCTGGATCTGCTCACCCGCTGCCTTTCCAAGACCACGGACTGCGGCAGGGAGTCGTAACTGCCTTCCTGATAGGCAAACGTCTCCAGGTCATCGAGCTGCGTTTTGAGCTGCAGTATCAGTTCCTTCTGCTTCTCCCTTTGGGTTTCCAGATGTTCCCGTTTCTCCTGCTCACTCTAAGATGGGAAAAGATTTGGGTTGatttcacaggaaaagaaaaagtcagggCACATTATGAATTCTCTTAAGCCAATAATGactagtaaaatataaaatgtttccaAGTAACCCGAATGAAATACAGAATTCATGGGACAcgttaaaaaatgagaataattattTCATCGGGGCAATTTATTAAATGCGTGTTTTCTTTAAGAAAGTATTTATCCTTCATTGGAAATAGGATATAAGTACAATGGGGCCTTTCATTAAGATTGCTTCCCACCCCCTCAGGTCTAGTTAAGATTGACACAATTTATCTCAGCCAAGACAGCCTCCCTGGAATTAAACATGCCATCCTCCAGAGCCAATTACCACAGAACAAGTCCTGAATACTTGCTACAGCCAAATTTTGCGAGAGAATCTGGAGGTAAGGGTGTACAGAGAGGCTTTATAACTCATATCAGTTTTCTTAAGGTCCAAAGCGCCTCCAATGTATtgcaaaatcaaacaaacacaGGTACCTGGGGcagtgaaaaaaattcaaagccaAGTAATAAGGGTGAGAAGGTAATTaggtttgagaaaaaaaaaaaaaaagttcgaaAAGGTTCCCTGACCAGTGACGCCTTTTCTCACTGTTGGCCACCCAGTAGTTTCTACATTTAAATGATGAAAAACCCTTCGGAGAGGTAAAGCCTTGCCAATGTATTCTCAAATACTGGTTCTTCCTTGCCTTTTTTGagtatcaaaaacaaaacaaagcaaactagCAAATCATTTACAGGTGTAAGGCTGCATTTTAAACTAGATGTCTATAGGATATTAAATTTAATCTTAAAATGGTACTTACCAAGGCCTCCAGAAGTAAGGTATGAGagagaacaaatgaaaaacaacaaattaactGTTTGTTTAGCTATTTAAAAAGCAATCCCCTTGCTTTAGCTTTGCTCAATATGAAAGCAAGCCTTTTCTCAGGGGATACTGCCTCTCCAAAGCTTTCCCAGTGTCGTGGTTTTTTCTTAGAACCCTGTTCTTCTCCCCAACTTAGTGGCCTAGCTATTCTTTAAGAGGTTTCCTCGATTTCCCCAGGCAGAACCAATCACTTCCTCTGTATTTTGTACAAACTTCTACTCTAGCTCATGTCACATTATAATGATTTGTTTAGGATTCTGTCTCCCCAAGTCTATGAACTCCTTAAGGGCAAAGGCCCTGACTACCCCCAGGGCCTAGCACTGTGTCTGGCACAGGGTAAGCTCTCAGTACACATTTGCTGTATGTTACTGAACGCAATCAGGTTCAGAAGGCCACATTCCAAATAATGAACTCTTACGGAAAAAGTTGTCTAACCAGCCCAAAGGGAAAGGACTAGgaaaactttgtttttgttttcattgtatcCCATCCCAACATCATGAagccaaagaagaaagaaaccagcCCTAGATCCTGATTCCATTTTCATGACTGTGCCTGCTGAACGCTGTTACCTGCCATGGTAATTACTGAGTATGCGATTTACTGGAGTGTGGGCAAACATGTTTACTAGGTGAGAACAATGAGCTCTGGTGCAAGGCAGGAAATAACAGAAATAATTTCCAGTATGAAGCGAGAGAAAAtactggttaaaaaaacaaaaaactggaactGATAAGTAGTAAATCGTTTGGTTCTAACTGTCCCCACTTTGGCACCACCTGTTCATGTGTCAATATATGCACACAAGATTACAGCTGCTTATTAGGTGTTTTGAGcgctacagttttttttttttaagttgtacaCTGTTTCTAAAAGTAAAAACGGACAACCAAAAGAGCACCACATCCACACCAAACCTTTGGTGCTCCTCACTCCTGAACAGGGCCTGACCACAGAAATTCTTTCTATCCTACCTGTTCCTTAAAAGTCTGgcaatttgggcttccctggtggcgcagtggttgagagtccgcttgccgatgcaggggacacgggttcgtgccccggtccaggaagatcccacatgccgcggagcggctgggcccgtgagccatggctgctgagcctgcgcgtccggagcctttgctccgcaacaggagaggccacgacagtgagaggcccgcgtaccgcaaaaaaaaaaaaaaaaaaagtctggcaaTTTGAGGACTTGTGCAAGGAGCTGTGGGTATACGGAGAGAAGGGTGGAACAGTAAACACAGGACTGCACTGGAAACATTTCAGATTAAAATAAGCAAGTCAATATCTGCTGATAAGTCTTCTTGGTTAAAATCAATTTAAGTGGGAAGAAAGCCACATATGGGTTGTAACCTAAATAAGAAGGTGGAGAAAAAACAGCGAGTCTCTTCCAA is a window encoding:
- the RUNDC1 gene encoding RUN domain-containing protein 1, whose product is MAALEAAAEPVTGVAAVGPKAKDEEEEEESLPPCEAVRWAPVGAVAEAGPGAAAFSEEAAAEEPGAAPGSPPDSPGRTLRRLRAERRRLDSALLALSSHFAQVQFRLRQVVRGAPAEQQRLLSELEDFAFRGCPHVLGCGSPEDPTSDDGDGMPGDRPRLRGEDQSEQEKREHLETQREKQKELILQLKTQLDDLETFAYQEGSYDSLPQSVVLERQRVIIDELIKKLDMNLNEDLSSLSTEELRQRVDVAVAQIVNPARVKEQLVEQLKTQIRDLEMFISFIQDEVGSPLQTGSGHCECKASGKTGNGSCRTGSSRPPPGNSKTKAEDMKRVRETGLHLMRRVLAVLQIFAVSQFGCATGQIPQTLWQRDQADRDYSPLLKRLEVSVDRVKQLALRHQAHDHFSSSASLQDLSLGGKDELTVAVRKELTVAVRDLLAHGLYASSPGMSLVMAPIACLLPAFSSAPEAMHPWELFVKYYHAKNGRAYVESPARKLSQSFALPVMGGTAVTPKQSLLTAIHVVLTEHDPFKRSADSELKALVCMALNEQRLVSWVNLICKSGSLIEPHYQPWSYMAHTGFESALNLLSRLSSLKFSLPVDLAVRQLKNIKDAF